In Pochonia chlamydosporia 170 chromosome Unknown PCv3seq00008, whole genome shotgun sequence, the following proteins share a genomic window:
- a CDS encoding transcription factor Cys6 (similar to Metarhizium robertsii ARSEF 23 XP_007824930.2), which translates to MASTQSSSTLPQGFSVYQPTLGAPLQFFPALGSQQLDDMINAFIPGPSAASEKRATISLDFLEYAQMTGQTFKFYPVQSAPSAAASPSTASPSLDSVNSSFNVSPVTSSWDWSAASAPSVASSSRGSTQRRRQSKTSSPPSRHQTTDFSHLPGMKILTKDGLDVTNSASRGSKTKEQRDHAHLMRIIKACDSCKRKKIRCDPSHKKRGAAQVTTPQPTPKPAKKARTIAQDPPPCPLPATITDTELLFSASSFDLDSSFDFSGLENLDPATIPYDPFDEFVQFPAMDTPDFDFLLDTGDYLSSQSTTTASSSSAASPLKALTPSSTQEPGAPPGTEFVNPELQERSPNFPFLERSGSSSDYTDFNLYSPQSSFSEDERMLPIGSSTGSLPSLNEPSLSECPPPSYESMAHGEAIEWDGPGLSVDELQFHSANESVGGSGRSPLSSSGMFATTSFTRTAGDPVDEFSSPPNRSPGVQPPSQVVICCPPGTVVVAGDTSPGGQALDSVSTSFNSSVASASVEIDASESPGVFVDQSISNLAADASNRISSVLPADYVGLSTNVSTIRNSSESTAESARQSVFVSTNRMDSESPGTTAIRDQDHVASAISPASSYPEPNVLSASSTGDGLQVSTNRSAESIDNSTSSSTHDLLIGGFERPVHEASPVISGTSDHTVPDVVISDLEGAYNDELRPSAPMCAAQSSEASSTPVPVEVSLREQDLSVPDVPGERYVVSHRSIPTASPFSDQDERPYDIANSNDQGVSVGLSTSGEAETQPSQASSNALPVIQPPINATIRSLATIQPHGSIEQSRSQSADSSVSNTEVDPVLLAHTATMSNLALYMLAAMIATNGDMNATPQPSSAVASCRTASRASLHKRRTVFSTMSPLCVV; encoded by the exons ATGGCTTCCACCCAGTCCAGCTCTACTCTCCCTCAGGGATTCTCCGTCTACCAGCCTACGCTCGGTGCTCCTCTGCAGTTCTTCCCTGCTCTTGGATCTCAACAGCTCGATGACATGATCAATGCCTTCATCCCTGGCCCTTCTGCTGCCAGCGAGAAGCGAGCCACCATCTCTTTGGACTTCCTTGAGTACGCTCAGATGACCGGGCAGACTTTCAAGTTCTACCCCGTTCAATCCGCACCTTCGGccgctgcttctccttcaacagcaagcCCTTCTCTTGACTCGGTCAATTCGTCATTCAACGTTTCTCCCGTCACATCTTCCTGGGACTGGAGCGCAGCATCTGCACCCTCAGTAGCCTCCTCGTCTCGTGGCTCAACGCAACGCCGAAGACAGAGCAAGACCAGCAGCCCGCCTTCCAGACATCAAACTACCGACTTTTCGCACCTGCCTGGTATGAAGATCCTCACCAAGGACGGACTGGACGTGACCAACTCCGCTTCTCGGGGATCAAAAACCAAGGAACAGCGTGACCACGCTCACCTCATGAGAATCATCAAGGCCTGCGACAGCTGCAAACGCAAGAAGATTCGCTGCGACCCCAGCCACAAGAAGCGAGGAGCTGCTCAAGTAACAACGCCACAACCTACTCCAAAGCCTGCAAAGAAGGCGAGGACGATCGCTCAAGATCCTCCTCCTTGTCCACTGCCGGCTACAATAACCGACACCGAATTGCTcttctcagcatcatcattCGACCTAGACTCGAGCTTTGACTTCTCTGGGCTCGAGAACCTCGACCCAGCTACCATTCCTTACGACCCATTCGACGAGTTTGTCCAGTTCCCAGCCATGGATACTCCGGACTTCGACTTCCTCCTCGACACTGGGGATTATCTGTCTTCACAATCTACGACCactgcttcttcatcttcggcCGCTTCACCGCTCAAGGCGCTTACGCCGTCCTCAACGCAGGAACCCGGGGCGCCTCCTGGCACCGAGTTCGTCAATCCCGAGCTGCAGGAAAGGTCTCCGAACTTCCCTTTCCTGGAGCGTTCTGGCTCGTCAAGCGATTACACCGATTTCAATCTGTACTCGCCGCAGTCCAGCTTCTCCGAGGATGAGCGTATGCTGCCAATTGGCTCCTCGACTGGCAGCCTGCCCAGCCTGAATGAACCATCGCTGTCTGAATGCCCGCCTCCCTCTTATGAGTCTATGGCGCATGGCGAGGCAATCGAGTGGGACGGACCTGGCCTGTCTGTTGATGAACTCCAGTTCCACTCTGCCAACGAATCCGTTGGCGGTAGCGGCCGCAGCCCATTGAGCAGCAGCGGCATGTTTGCTACCACGAGCTTTACACGCACCGCGGGAGACCCCGTAGATGAGTTTAGCTCCCCACCGAACAGGAGCCCAGGCGTCCAACCCCCAAGCCAGGTGGTCATTTGTTGTCCCCCCGGCACGGTTGTGGTCGCCGGTGATACCTCACCTGGTGGTCAAGCCCTAGACAGC GTAtcaaccagcttcaactcGTCTGTTGCATCCGCATCTGTTGAGATCGATGCAAGC GAATCGCCAGGTGTATTCGTCGACCAATCTATATCCAACTTGGCCGCCGACGCATCCAACAGGATCAGCAGT GTACTACCAGCTGACTACGTCGGCCTGTCCACGAATGTCTCTACCATCAGGAACAGCAGT GAATCCACAGCTGAATCGGCCCGTCAATCTGTATTTGTCTCAACCAACAGGATGGACTCC GAATCCCCAGGAACAACTGCCATTCGCGATCAAGATCATGTGGCTTCCGCCATCAGCCCAGCCTCATCCTACCCCGAACCCAATGTTCTGAGC GCTTCTTCCACTGGCGATGGCCTCCAGGTGTCCACCAACCGTTCTGCTGAATCGATTGATAATTCTACTTCATCCTCGACACACGATTTGCTGATCGGTGGCTTTGAGCGTCCTGTCCATGAAGCCTCACCTGTCATATCTGGCACCTCGGACCACACCGTTCCTGACGTGGTCATATCAGACTTGGAGGGTGCCTATAATGATGAGCTTCGCCCGTCTGCACCCATGTGCGCCGCTCAGTCAAGCGAAGCAAGCAGCACACCAGTTCCGGTTGAAGTATCACTCCGTGAACAAGACCTATCTGTACCGGATGTTCCTGGTGAACGCTACGTCGTTTCCCACAGGTCCATCCCTACGGCCAGTCCATTCTCTGACCAGGATGAACGGCCATATGACATTGCCAATAGCAATGACCAGGGCGTAAGCGTCGGCCTGTCAACCAGCGGCGAGGCAGAAACCCAGCCGTCACAGGCGTCGTCCAACGCCCTACCGGTTATCCAACCCCCTATCAATGCCACCATCCGCTCTCTTGCGACAATCCAACCACATGGTAGTATTGAGCAGTCACGAAGCCAATCCGCAGACTCTTCTGTGTCCAACACTGAAGTCGACCCTGTCTTATTGGCACACACTGCTACAATGTCCAATCTGGCGCTGTACATGCTCGCCGCCATGATTGCGACAAATGGCGATATGAACGCCACGCCCCAACCCTCATCCGCTGTGGCATCCTGCCGCACAGCGTCACGGGCCTCGTTGCACAAGCGACGAACCGTGTTTTCAACAATGTCTCCTTTGTGTGTCGTGTAA
- a CDS encoding membrane-associating domain-containing protein — protein sequence MGFFSTTVGYFAFSALHLVCFALALAVCGLYGQDLHNANDQDKYMDSKWVYAVVVGSLSAVTCVVWFIPAILRHAGIIGAIWNTILFILWITLFGVFGALYIHENPEGDGNIKRMKSAVWVDLVSALLWLVSAIATTIYWWRHRDVRSQFTGRARV from the exons ATGGGCTTCTTCAGCACGACAGTAGGCTACTTTGCCTTTTCCGCCCTGCATCTCGTTTGCTTTGCGCTCGCGCTCGCGGTATGCGGGCTGTACGGCCAGGATCTTCATAATGCCAACGACCAAGACAAGTATATGGACTCCAAATGG GTCTATGCTGTTGTTGTGGGCTCATTGTCGGCCGTGACATgtgttgtctggttcatTCCCGCCATTTTGCGCCATGCTGGCATAATTGGGGCCATTTGGAACACCATACTCTTCATCCTCTGGATTACTCTGTTTGGAGTCTTTGGCGCA CTGTACATTCACGAAAACCCCGAGGGTGACGGCAACATCAAGCGCATGAAGAGTGCCGTTTGGGTAGATCTTGTGAGCGCCctgctctggctggtctcTGCTATTGCCACTACCATCTACTGGTGGAGGCACCGTGATGTGCGATCGCAGTTTACTGGACGCGCTCGTGTTTAA